A genome region from Fodinibius salicampi includes the following:
- the rlmD gene encoding 23S rRNA (uracil(1939)-C(5))-methyltransferase RlmD, with product MLKKGTETELTIEGVAFEGKGIAKVDGLAVFVPNTTPGDRIRARITKSKKNYREGKLLEVLEEGPRRIEPKCQHARVCGGCSWQHVDYDYQLEFKKEQVRDHMERIGGFDNIDINDTIGCDQPFYYRNKMEYSIGHRRWLSPEEINRDEYVDDHCFAAGLHVPGRFDKVLNIQDCHLQHPISYKILDFVRTWCINHDVPPYDTIDHKGYMRNVVIRNSYHTDDLMVNLVTLKDDSEIVSPLSEALVNEFPEITTVINNINDRKNPTAVGRYEKVLYGPGYITDRIGSYHFKIDANAFFQTNTRQAEELYEVAKKYADIQPDDTVYDLYCGVGTLSLFLSEKAKNLLGIELSNVAIKNARKNAESNDVDNVDFQQGDMQHVFGELITKKYGAPDCLITDPPRAGMHPDVVENINKLKVPKLVYVSCNSSTMARDLEKMSEVYDIEELQPVDMFPQTYHIETVAKLRLKN from the coding sequence ATGCTTAAAAAGGGAACGGAAACAGAATTAACAATCGAAGGTGTTGCTTTCGAAGGAAAAGGAATAGCTAAAGTAGACGGATTGGCTGTTTTTGTACCTAATACTACACCCGGAGATCGCATTCGGGCACGTATTACAAAAAGTAAAAAGAATTACCGTGAAGGGAAGCTATTGGAAGTACTGGAAGAAGGTCCGCGCCGTATTGAACCCAAATGTCAGCATGCTCGTGTTTGTGGAGGGTGTAGCTGGCAGCATGTGGATTACGATTACCAGCTGGAGTTTAAGAAAGAGCAAGTGCGGGATCACATGGAGCGTATCGGGGGATTTGACAATATTGATATCAATGATACTATTGGCTGCGATCAGCCCTTTTATTATAGAAATAAAATGGAGTATTCCATAGGCCACCGCCGCTGGTTGAGCCCGGAAGAAATCAACCGGGATGAATATGTGGACGACCATTGCTTTGCTGCTGGCCTTCATGTACCGGGACGTTTCGACAAGGTATTGAATATTCAGGATTGCCATTTACAGCACCCCATTTCCTATAAAATTCTGGATTTTGTCCGCACCTGGTGCATTAATCACGATGTTCCCCCCTACGATACTATCGATCATAAGGGCTATATGCGCAATGTAGTTATCCGAAATTCATATCATACGGATGATTTGATGGTAAATCTCGTAACTCTGAAAGATGATTCCGAAATAGTATCTCCACTTTCTGAAGCGCTTGTTAATGAATTTCCTGAAATTACAACCGTCATCAATAATATTAACGATCGTAAAAACCCTACCGCAGTTGGACGTTATGAAAAGGTCCTTTACGGACCTGGTTATATTACAGATAGAATAGGTTCCTATCACTTTAAGATTGATGCAAACGCTTTTTTCCAAACGAATACCCGACAGGCCGAAGAGCTTTATGAAGTAGCAAAAAAATATGCGGATATTCAGCCTGACGATACGGTGTATGATCTTTATTGTGGCGTAGGAACCCTTAGTCTGTTTTTAAGTGAAAAGGCTAAGAACCTGCTAGGCATAGAACTATCAAATGTAGCCATAAAAAATGCACGCAAAAATGCCGAATCCAATGATGTTGATAATGTAGATTTTCAGCAGGGAGATATGCAGCATGTATTTGGCGAATTAATCACCAAAAAGTATGGTGCTCCCGACTGCCTGATCACGGATCCCCCAAGGGCAGGTATGCATCCGGATGTGGTCGAAAATATCAATAAATTAAAAGTGCCAAAGTTAGTTTATGTCAGCTGCAACAGCTCTACTATGGCCCGCGACTTAGAAAAGATGAGTGAGGTTTATGACATAGAAGAACTACAGCCGGTTGATATGTTTCCTCAAACCTACCACATAGAAACAGTCGCAAAACTTCGGTTAAAGAACTAG
- a CDS encoding cyclic nucleotide-binding domain-containing protein, which translates to MLNLSRFKKIKERSDIIFNSRFLQNLSLLERSEFLHYCHRRKYKKNEYIYYQGDPGTGMYFIEEGQVQLIIENEEERQDLDQSYTIEAPESFGALSIGYEIRRISTVKCLTDCTLMGFFKPDFETLKKRHPVIAVKFMETLAMVAMKQLELVTNELKKQSGAKQALALQFETYIDQQENEHL; encoded by the coding sequence ATGTTAAATTTAAGTCGGTTTAAAAAAATAAAAGAGCGATCGGACATTATTTTCAATTCCCGTTTTTTACAAAACCTTAGCCTGCTGGAACGATCCGAATTCCTCCACTACTGTCACCGTAGAAAATACAAGAAAAATGAATACATTTATTACCAGGGAGATCCCGGAACCGGTATGTACTTTATCGAAGAAGGACAAGTTCAACTTATCATAGAGAATGAAGAAGAGCGTCAGGATTTGGATCAATCTTATACTATCGAAGCGCCGGAAAGCTTTGGCGCTTTGTCAATAGGATATGAAATACGACGTATATCAACCGTTAAATGCCTGACAGACTGCACGCTCATGGGATTCTTTAAGCCTGACTTTGAAACTTTAAAGAAGCGCCATCCTGTTATTGCCGTAAAGTTCATGGAGACACTTGCCATGGTAGCCATGAAACAACTCGAACTGGTAACAAATGAACTCAAAAAACAAAGCGGGGCTAAACAGGCACTTGCTCTACAGTTCGAGACTTATATCGATCAACAAGAAAATGAGCACCTGTAA
- a CDS encoding lactonase family protein gives MRKILCFAVMSMLLIFYPASILGQSSSFYLFVGTYTSGESEGIYVYEFNAETGEANYISKVSGVENPSYIAISPDDNYVYAVNETGAENGGSVSAFSFDKAKGELKFLNKKSSRGGHPCYVSVDQTGRWAFAGNYSGGSLSMLPIAEDGSLQEAKAYFEHSGSSVNKNRQERPHVHCTYVAPDNEHVLVADLGTDQVKSYRFNASKGELAPLESGVYEAEPGSGPRHITFHPEGDFAYLINELNGTIDAFTFEAGKLNKIQQVSTLPENYEGVVSGADIQLSPDGKFLYASNREDLNNIVIYSVNQENGQLSYVGKQNSGGIHPRNFMIDPTGQYLLVANRNTDNVVVFKRDKESGMLTKTGNEFEISMPVCLKMMSVD, from the coding sequence ATGAGAAAGATTTTGTGCTTTGCTGTAATGTCAATGCTCCTCATATTTTATCCAGCCTCAATATTGGGACAATCCTCCTCTTTTTATTTGTTTGTAGGGACCTACACCTCCGGGGAAAGCGAGGGAATTTACGTGTATGAATTTAATGCTGAAACGGGAGAGGCCAATTATATCAGTAAAGTATCAGGGGTGGAGAATCCCTCATATATAGCAATCTCTCCGGATGACAACTATGTTTATGCAGTAAATGAGACAGGGGCTGAGAACGGAGGGTCGGTAAGTGCTTTTTCTTTTGACAAAGCCAAAGGAGAACTTAAATTCCTGAATAAAAAGTCAAGCAGGGGAGGCCATCCCTGCTATGTGTCGGTGGACCAAACCGGGCGCTGGGCTTTTGCCGGTAACTACAGCGGAGGATCACTATCTATGCTTCCTATTGCCGAGGATGGAAGCCTGCAGGAAGCTAAGGCATATTTTGAACACAGCGGAAGCAGCGTTAATAAAAACCGCCAGGAACGTCCCCATGTACATTGTACTTATGTGGCCCCGGACAATGAACATGTTCTGGTTGCTGATTTGGGGACAGACCAAGTTAAAAGTTACAGATTTAATGCATCAAAAGGTGAACTGGCCCCCTTAGAATCTGGCGTCTATGAAGCCGAACCCGGATCGGGGCCGCGTCACATAACTTTCCATCCGGAAGGCGACTTTGCCTACCTGATTAATGAACTTAATGGAACTATTGATGCTTTTACTTTTGAAGCCGGGAAACTTAATAAAATTCAGCAGGTTTCTACACTTCCGGAAAATTATGAGGGGGTTGTTTCCGGTGCAGACATTCAGCTCTCTCCGGATGGAAAATTTCTTTATGCCTCAAACAGGGAAGATCTGAATAACATCGTTATTTATTCAGTGAATCAGGAAAATGGTCAGTTATCGTATGTTGGGAAGCAGAATTCAGGTGGAATCCATCCGCGGAATTTTATGATTGATCCTACCGGTCAATACCTGTTGGTTGCTAATCGAAATACAGACAATGTGGTAGTATTCAAAAGAGATAAGGAATCCGGCATGTTGACTAAAACAGGGAATGAATTTGAAATATCGATGCCGGTATGCCTTAAAATGATGTCTGTGGATTAA
- a CDS encoding type 1 glutamine amidotransferase has product MRLHYLQHVPFEGPGIIRSWSKNNNISLTRTRLYEDEELPPPREIDGLVVMGGPMGVYDAKRYPWLKKEKRFINNCIDRGIKVLGICLGAQLIADVLGAEVNSMNQKEIGWFPLNWNESARNHRLLDFLPTNQIVLHWHGDQFSLPGGALSLASSKGCANQGFLVDEQIMGLQFHLEITKDGLDELIQHSNNELKRSDGPFIQSPVTMLNAPHFEENHHTTRKLLNRFFSSPS; this is encoded by the coding sequence GTGAGATTACACTATTTGCAACACGTTCCCTTTGAAGGACCCGGTATTATTCGCTCCTGGAGTAAAAATAATAATATTTCGTTAACTCGTACCCGTTTGTATGAAGATGAGGAACTCCCTCCTCCCCGGGAAATTGACGGATTAGTTGTCATGGGTGGTCCAATGGGTGTTTATGACGCCAAACGATATCCCTGGCTTAAAAAAGAAAAACGATTTATTAACAATTGTATTGATCGAGGAATAAAAGTACTGGGTATCTGCCTGGGAGCCCAGCTTATTGCGGATGTACTGGGAGCAGAGGTCAATTCCATGAACCAAAAAGAGATCGGCTGGTTTCCGCTCAATTGGAACGAATCAGCTCGGAATCACCGCTTATTGGATTTTCTGCCGACCAATCAAATCGTACTTCACTGGCACGGAGATCAATTTAGCTTGCCTGGGGGAGCTCTTTCCCTGGCTTCCAGTAAAGGATGTGCTAATCAGGGCTTTTTAGTGGATGAGCAAATTATGGGGCTGCAGTTCCATCTTGAAATAACAAAAGACGGACTCGATGAACTAATCCAACATAGCAACAATGAACTTAAAAGAAGTGACGGTCCCTTTATCCAATCTCCGGTCACTATGTTAAATGCCCCTCACTTTGAAGAAAATCACCATACAACCCGAAAGCTTCTAAACCGTTTTTTCAGTAGCCCAAGTTAA